The window GTCATTGTTTTCAACGGCTTTCAACCTCCCCAACTTCTTTTTTTGATATTCAGCCTCTTCCTTTTCCCATTTTTCCCCCAATAGGTCGTATTGAGCTTTACCAGGAGCAATGACCTCTATCGCCAGGCCTTGATTTGTCCAATTTTTTCCTGTTAGGATTTGATTGTCCAAAACTGTTTTTGAACCCTTTAAAAAGTCCCTTATCTCAATCCCTTTATCTACACTTTTCTCCTCGGATTTTTCTTGAATCCTAAAATTGTCAAAGCAATTAAACCACAACTCTTCAGGCATCCGCTTGGGTGCAAATTTCTTGTCCCGGAAGAAGGCAACAGCTCCATTGATGTGGTCCGCATCCAGATGCGTTAAAATCCAAAGCTTAAAATTTTCATTTGGCTTATCAAATTTCTTCATTTGAGATTTTAATGCAGTTATATAAGTATCCATATAGCCAGAATCAACCACTATGTTTTGAACAGGTTTCTGTCCGTGTTTTATGATTATCGCATCGCCGCATTTAGTTTGTAAAATCCTTATTATTAGAGTCATTGAAATTTAGATTAAAAGTAAGGCAGAAGGCCTTTAATTGGCTTTAAATGTAGTGAATTATTCCTATCCTTTGTGGGCAATTCCATCAGGGGTTGATACTGCTTATTTGCCAGGCGAATCAAGGGGTTACAATCAGCTTTATTTTGAATGCCGTTATGTCTCTTAAATTCTTTTTTATCTCGAATATGGGGATGAGAATGTTTACACACATGCTTCTGGCATTTAAACTGTCACCCTGTTTCATTGCAAGCTGATGCGCTATTTCATGCAGGCTAGCCGTACTGATTTTTACCAGGCAATCTTATCCGGCTGTTCGTCAACGTAGCTTCGCGAATTAAAGACATTTGAGCCCGTTTTTCCCTTGCGGTTCATTCAGCCATTGCTTACTTTAGCTGAAAAAGATCATGGCCTATAAAACCTTTGATATACGGGGAAATGAAATTGTACAGCACGACTTGCAAGACAAAGGGGATTGGTGTGAAAAGGGGGCGAGCTTTGAGGAAGTATTCGTTAGGCGCTACCCACACCTTGAACTTATAATCAACCCTGAGAAGCAGAGTAATATTTACGCGCCGGATCTTTCTTACAGAGAAAGTGGCTTGTACGCGGATCTTAAAACACAGAATACCCCATTTTTTCTTTCTGGAGCCAAGTACGGGATCGATCCCCAGTACGCAGTTACCTTTAATGAAAAGGACTTTTTACGCTACCGGGAAAATTATCCTGGCATAGATATCTATTTTTGGGTGGATTGGCAAGCAATCAGGTTCGTAGGGACAACAGAAATATCGGTACAGCCCATGGTTGGCGTTTGGCGCCTAAAATACGCCGATATGCTTAAAGCCGTAGCTTCGGCATCGCTACATGTCTATACCCAAAGGGTGGGGGATCAAAAGGGAAATGCCAAGGGAAGTTTTGTGCTGGACCTTAAAGGCGGGGCTTTCACCCGGATTGCCTAACTGAAAAAGTAAAAATTGGTTGGCCACTTCCAGCAGATTATTGATTGTCCCTGCGCCAACGCACCATCAAGGAATAATGTGGAAAACTAATTTTTTTAGTATATTCGCAATTTCAAATATGTTTCTATTTTTGTAACCATGTATAAGGTTGTGTAATATGGTTATAAAAGACAGGTACTCCCTAGAGGAGGTGGCTTCGATACTCTCCAGAAGCAAAGAAACCTTAAGGAGGTGGGATCGGGCAGAAAAGCTAAGCGCCCACCGTGACCCAATGAGCAATTACCGATACTATACACTAGATCAACTCCAACAGTTCGAAGAATTCCAGAATATGCCCAAAAACAAAACCCTAGACCAGAGGATATCATTGCCCAAAGCCGACAACCAATACAGTGTACTTGAGCTCTTTGCCGGCGCCGGCGGGCTGGCTATAGGCATGGAGAAGGCGGGGCTAAAATGCCTTGCCCTAAATGAAATTGATAAATACGCAGTTAAGACTTTACAGGCAAACAGGCCGGAATGGAATGTCATTCCTGGCGATATACGGGATATTTCCTTTAAGGAATACAAGGATAGGGTTGACGTGGTTACAGGCGGCTTTCCTTGCCAGGCCTTTAGCTATGCCGGAAAACGGTTCGGGTTTGATGACGCAAGGGGAACCCTTTTCTATGAGTTCGCAAGGACGGTACAGGAAACCAACCCAAAGATCTGCATCGGGGAGAACGTGAAAGGCCTGCTGAACCACGATTCGGGACGTACGCTTAAGACAATGATTGCCATTTTGGATGAGATCGGTTATAGGGTTATTGACCCAAAAGTATTGCGTGCAATCTTTTACAATGTCCCTCAAAAGCGAGAACGACTGATATTGGTTGGGGTAAGAAAAGATATTGACATCGATTTCAATTACCCCGTGGCCAGTAAAAAAGTATTCACCCTCCGAGATGCACTAAAGGCAGGAGCACTGTTTGAGACAGACGTACCGCATTCTGCCGGGACGAAATACCCTGCATCAAAAAAAGATGTTTTGGACCTTGTGCCCCCAGGCGGGTACTGGCGGGATCTTCCCTTGGACATCCAGAAGCAGTATATGCAAAAAAGCTTCTATCTTGGCGGTGGAAAGACTGGCATGGCCAGGAGGATCAGCTGGGACGAGCCATCGCTTACGCTAACCTGCAGTCCTGCACAGAAACAGACCGAAAGGTGCCATCCTGACCACACCCGACCTTTTACGGTAAGGGAATACGCCAGGATACAGACTTTTCCTGATGACTGGGAATTCCAAGGCCCCGTTTCGGCACAATATAAACAGATCGGGAATGCCGTTCCTGTAAATCTCGCTGCCGCAATCGGGGCTCAATTGTTGAATTCCTGAATTCCTATTATGCCCAGGCCGAGAAACTTAAAAGTGCCTGATACCCAATAAAGGCAAGCGGTTAAAATACTGCATCAAAGCTTATCAAAGCCATTGTAATATCCGAAATTATCAAAAGTAATCTGATCGAGGATGCTGCGGTGGCTTTTTTCAATCTCTTTGTTGATCTCTGAAAGTGCAGAATTCTTTGCCTGCTCCTCTGCTTTGGGAATCGTGGCCAGATAGGCATCTGTAGCCTTTGGCAAGGCAAGGTATAGCTTTGCCAATGCATCATCCTCATCAGTTAAAAGTGCGTAGAACCGGTCGCCGGAAATCTTGTTTACCCTGCTATGGCTATACTCTTTCCCGTTTATGATGCCTGCCCATTTGGAATCAAAGCTGTCAGTAGCCAGGATTTGTACCCAGTAGCAAGTCGATTTCTTGAAATTGTCTGCATATTTCGCCAGTTTCTGGAAAAGGGCTTCCGCGGCACTGCTATTCATTGTATTGTGCTTGTTTTTGATATCGGCAAAAAGGGTGTCATTTTTTGCTTTGATATCAAAACCGCTAAGTTTTCCGACTTCAAACCCCTCAATTCCCCCAAGATCTGTTCGTGGAAAGTCCCTATGGAATTGTTTATTGATTTATCGATTTGGCGGAGGATCTCCGATTCGATCAAGGCCTCCTCATCGATTTCATTGAACTTGGTATCAAAGGTCAGCTTAATGGTGTCTACCTTATTTTTATAAAAGTCCTTTTTATTTACGTTGTTTTTGGCGCGGAGGTAAGAGTTGTGGAGATTTGCGATACATTTCAAAAAGTGTTCATCAGAAATGTAATTTAGATAGTTGTTTGCCATTCTGTTTTTCTTCAAAAATAACAAAATCTTCAATATTTGTTATTTGAAATAAATACTGTATCCTGAGGTGTTTACTGAGGCAGTGCAACTGAAAGAAAACAGTGATTAATCGCATGGTAGTTTAATTTAAACAAAATCGGATAGCGTCGATATGCAAAAAGGTAGCATAATTTCGGAAGAGAAAATACCTGCGGCATTGTAATTGAAAAAATGCACTAGGATACTTAGGGGACTTATTCAATTTCGTTGATTTGAAACGAAGTTTTAACTCATCTATTTTTTACCTAAATTGGCACTGTGCTAAATTTAGTCTGGAATTTCGACAATTACATTGTTACGACTGGATGAAACATAAGTACTTTTTGACTGTTGTTGATTTATGGCTGGAAAAAAGAAAATGAAACCCTTTCATTCCAATGGAATATCGTCCCATTCCATAGTGGAAAAAAGACTCTAAATGTTTGATGAAAGTGGCGATGCAGGAGTACGGACTTGATAAAAAAACTATAATCCAACGCTAAACAAGGCTGGGTGAAGAAAAATATCTAAAATACAAATATTAGGTGTTAATTGTATCAATCAGGTTATCAGTTTACTGAAACAATCAATAAAATACACCTTCGTTACAGTATAAAACCTTAATTAAAACATATACTTAAAGCCATTATTGCTTGCAATAGTAATTAAAGGCTCGATGGTTGTTTTAAACTTAAGCTTATATTCAGCTGGTAATTCCTTAACACTTTCCAGGTCAGGAAAAATGCTCAGATAATCTTCCAATAGCTTTTCTTTGGGTATTTTATATTTAATTATTTCGATGGCAGTTTTCTGCAAGTGATAAAAAGCATCAAAGTAAATATCCATCTGGGGTAGCTTATCCGATTTCGTACTGTTAAAGGAAGGGTTTGCAGGTATCAGATTCCAGAGCAGATCATGCGAAACAAATGCATAGGGAATAAAGTGCTCTACTGCAAAGTCATCTTTGTATAGTTTTTGGTTTGTGTAGATGCAATCTACACCGCCTAACTCTTCAATTACAATATTCCACACCTTACGCTGTTTTACCAAACTGTTTCTTTTTGCAGGCTTAATTAACTTATTCGGAATATCTGGGACATTAGGATTGTGTTTCTGCAGATACAAACTTAGTTTCCAGTAACAAAAGCTTTTTAAAATTCCTGAATTCTTACTGAGGTAATCTATCCAGATTGGATTAATGGTAATATGAGTTTGATCAACCGCATAAAGGCAATTGTTTTCAAAAAATTGTGATGCCTGATAAACTGAATTTCGGTTTTCTGCAATGGATGAAAACCAAGGGCTTAAAAAACGGTGCGGGACCTGTTTATCAAAATGCCATAATAACTTCTGTGTAGCCAATAGGTTACTATTGCTCAAGCGTTGTTTGATCTTGTTTCGATCTTCATCAATATTGATCCCTTCAATTGTTGCAATTTCTTTCACTTTATCATGCAACTGATCCTGTTTACCGAAACTAATGTGGAAATAGTTGATGGTGTACCAACTAGCTGCAACCATACCCACAAATATTCTTTGCTTAGGGATATGATAATGACCATTTTCTACTTCATCTAAAATAGCTAAGAACCAATAGAATTTATAAGCCGCAGCCGTGTTATTAAAACTGGCAGCTAAAAGGTTTACAGGTAAGTATTCGTGAATAGGAATCATTTAGCTGCAAGGTAATAATCTGATATGGTGGATTAAATTTCTTTTTATAAAATGCATATAAAAAATTAAGTGAACACCTCATGTACCTTGCGGGAGCATTAGCTTTATACTGTTTCAATAAACTTATCAATAAATGCCCGCGTAGACAGCTTTATCCATGCTTGTATTTTACATCTCCGCTAGCATTCCTAATTTCTTTAAAATATCCTTTTTAAATTTACTTAAAGGTCGCTTGTGAAAGTTGTTTTGATCGTAAATTACTCCAAATAGTAATCGATAAACTTCTTCTTTACTCATTTTTGACCTTAACATTTTTTGCATTTTATCAATATATCCTAAAGAATAGTTTCTTTGAATAGTTATCATATCTCGTAACTCTGAAATATTACTATTATATACCTCGTCTATGTACATTGCTTCTATTGTATTTTTGGCTTTGAATCCTTGCCTATTCCCATTTGATGTATCGTTGACAAAAATTCTGAAGCCGCGAAGAGAGGTATAACCATAATCAAATTCAAAATCTTCGCTTTGCGTCTGGTCTACGTAAGGATGAATATATTTATTTAACAATTGGATACCAGCTCCTTTCACAGAACTATTACAAGAGCTACATGATGGTATCAAATTATAAAATGAAATAGCTAATAAGGGAAATTTAGATTCGGGAAACCAATGGTCGAGGGTAGGCCTTATTACTGTTTTTTTTGCTTCTGTGATTACGGTTGATGTGTAACTACGGTTGCAATAAGTACAAGTATATCTGTCTAACTTTTGGCAAAGTTTGTAGGAACTGTAGATTACATTGGTATTGCTATTAAACCATTTGTAATTAAAAATACTGTTCAACTGTTTTACAAAGGGGTTTATGAGTTTATATTCTGATTGGAAATTAACGCTTTTCTTTTTCAAGTTCTCTGCTGAAAAATCTATTAGATAAGGATATATTTTACTTAAATTCATTGTGGGCAGCATTTCGTTCCAAAAAAAAATGTTTGTCTTTTGTAACGTTGATGGATCGCCGATTAAAATTTTGTCAATGTTGTTATCGCGAAGTAGAAATGTTTTGATCGACACTTTGAGACGACTCACTGGACGGATACCGCTTGTGCATATTATACAGCCAGCATTTGAGCAAGCGGGCTCACCTATTTTTTTGTTAACATAACACCTCATGTATTGATGGTGTATTGTCCTTGCAGAAGATATCGTCGGACTAGCTGGGTCTAGATAAAGCATAGTTATAATTCATTTGGTTTTAAGTTATGTTCGTTCATTAATTGGTTGATATAATCTTTTATTAACTTTTTGTGATCATCACTGCCATCTAAGATAACTTCCTCATACATTTCCATTAATTTAAAACGTAAAATCGGCTCACCAATCATATTGATAACTTGATATAATTTCTTGCTTTTTTTTTCCTCTTCTATTTCGTGCCTAAAATCGATTGTTACAATTTCCGATGCTTTAATCCTTGCCTTGTGGTCAGCAATTATTTTTTTCTCTGCGAGCGTTTTTGTTTTTTTTCTAATGAGATCTTCAATTTCCTTAAATATCCGAATATGCTCTAGTGTATCAATGCATTTAGAAATAATTTTTTCTGCATAAGCTCCAATTAAACTTTCATCTAGAAAAAAAGAATCTGCTAACATCTCGTGTATATTTGCGCCAAAAGTTGGAGTGGTAGTTCCTGTTGAAGGTTTTCCTTCATCTAATTTTAGCACATTTGTGTTTGGGATATCGGATAGAATAAAGGGGGAGTGTGTTGAAAAAAGTATGTTTATTGCTTTGATATATTTCAAGTGGCATCTTTGGATGTTTTCTAACAAAAATTTCAAAAAATCACGCTGATAACTAGGGTGATAATAAAGTTCAATTTCATCGAGAACTAAATTGATATACTTATAATCATATTTCGCCCCCTCTCTTGAGTCAAGATTAAGCAAGTGGTAAAGGACTGAATGTATAGAATGAATAAGTTGTTGCTCTCCTGAGCTTAGCTGAGAGAAAGGAAACTCTTTTAAACCGTCAGATATATTTATTGAAGGTCGGAAATATGCGACCGGTACAAACTGTGCTAACGTTTTATTTTTTAAAAGCGATTCACTAAACGCATTTTGAACTACTTTCTCAAACTCGATAAATTTTAAAGACATGCTATAAACAGGAAATTCCGGGAACTCTTCATCCTGTGAGGTAGTCCATTTTTTATTATGGAATTGCTGGTGAATAAATGAGTTTACAGCTTGCCTAAGTTTTAGGGTGATGTGGCTTTGATCGGTTAAAATCTGTTTAACGAAGTCCTGAATGTTTCTAATCAAATAGAATTGAAATTTACCATCTTTATCTACATAAGCTTCTGCATATTTCTGAAATTCACTATAAGTATTAACTATTTTAATTAATTTAGTCACAATATATAGTCCAAGTTGAAAATCCATTTCATTCGGAGTAAAATTATCTTGAACATTTTTTATTTTAAACCTATCAAATGGTTTTGCCAAATTAAACCAAGTTCCTAAATTATCTTTGGTTGTTTTTACTCGCAAATCATTTACGGATCGTATATTAAAAAACCTTAAAATCTCCGTAAACAGATCCGCCAAATCTATTTTGGTTTCATCTTTTGATTTAAGGTAATAATCAATAAGATCAATATCCTCTACATACCCAAGTCTCGATGGCCGGATAATAACACTAATGCTGCTGATTGACTTATTGTTAGTTAAGTCTTTAGTTGTGAACTGTTCATGGCTCAAGTTCGTGAGTATACGCGTTTGTGCTAAATGTAATTCGATATTAATATTAATGTTGCCTTTCTCCCTGAAAGGATTAAGCACAATCGGCGTTCGATAGCCATCGTTTTTATGAAATAATGGTTGTAGCCAATAGTAATTACCCGATGCATTTAACCCATATTGAGAATAATTCACGCAAATAGTGTAAAACAATTTTTCGTAATTAAACCCAGGGCGTTTCCATGTTCCATTTTCGAGTGAGAATTGATTAACCTGACTTTTGGTTTTCCGGATCAAAATTTGTTCAGCCCCTACTTGATAATATAATTCAATTTCAGTAGAGTCAAGTGTATTATCCACACTTTCAAGCAATGCCTTCCATTGAATAATTTCGGGAAATTCAACTGTTTTAGTTTGAAGTCGTTTACGAAGGTGCGTTAAGCCTTTATTTTCTGAAACACAAAAAACTAACAAGTAGAGCATTTCTAAAATACTGCTTTTACCAGATCCATTACGCCCCAGAAGAGCTCCTACATGCACATGAATATCACTCCCATCCCTTTCTATGTCATATAAAGTTGTGGGGTAATTTTGCACAGTGTTGATTTTCTTGATGGACCGATAATCCTTTATTTCTTGTAATTCATTCCCATACTTATCCAAAAAGATAGTGTCGTTTGAAAACTTATATAAAGTGTCAATGACAAGCTTTTTTTGAAATACGGAATCTTTATTTAGTTTTAATGCTAACAGTTTAAACATATTACGAGTTCGTTTATTTAAGATTAAGCAAAGCTAACTATTTGAACTAACTAAGAGAATAAAGTGGCTTTTTAAGCTTGTGATAATTAGTAGATAAAATAAATCTACCGTTCCAGTAAGCTATTAGTTATTTCGAAACATAAATACTTGTTGGCTGTTGTTGATTTATGGCTGGAAAAAAGAAAATTAAACCCATGCATTCCAACGGTAGGACATGCTATTCCGCAACTTCTTCGCGAAGCTTCATTATGTCAAGGATTCGGTCAAAGGATACAAAGGCTGAATTGGTTTTAAGGAGGGCGCTCTGGGAAAAAAACATCCGATTCCGAATACATTCTGATTTAGTCTTTGGGAAACCTGACATCTTTATAATGAAACATAGGCTTGCTGTTTTCGTGGATGGCAGTTTCTGGCATGGATACAACTGGGAATCCAAACGAATACAGATTAAAAGCAATGTTGATTTCTGGGTGGCCAAAATTGAGCGGAACATGGAGCGCGACAGGAAAGTCAACATTACCCTCTCTGAACAAGGCTTCACAGTCATGAGGTTTTGGGATCATCAGGTTTTAAAGGAGCTTCCAAAATGTGTGAACCAAGTGTTGCTGTATATTGAATCCTGTAGAATGGGTAAGATCCCAGATTTTAATTAGCCCTAGTAATAGCAAACTTTTTTTCACTGTTTAACCTTTCATTAAGAACAGTCTCTTTGATTCATTGGAGCACAAAGTTGAGAAAATAGTGTTTATCATTAAATGGCAGACGTACACAGTAAAGAAATCCGCTCATACAACATGAGCCGCATCAAGGGTAAAAATACCAAACCCGAAATGCTGGTGCGGCAGTTTCTGCATGCCAATGGTTTCAGATGCCGCCTCCAAGTTAAAGATTTACCGGGCAAACCCGAGATTGTGTTACCAAAATACAAAACTGTTATATTTATACAGGGGGTGCTTCTGGCATGGTCACGATCAATGCAGGTAATCCCAAAAACTAATACTGAATGGCGGCTAAACAAGATTACTGGTAATAAAACGAAAGACATCATGGAAATCGAGACGCTAAAAAATCAGGTTGGCAGGTTATTGAAATATGGGAGTGTGAGTTAAAGCCGAAATTACGTTGCATAACTTTAAACGGGCTAATTTCATCAATAGTGCTATAGGAAGCTTTCTTTAAAGTGCAACGATTTTCGTTTTGCCAAAAAATCTTTGCTATCTTCACAAATTTATTAGACATTAACGTGAACTATATAGACCTCTTCGCTGGTGCAGGCGGCTTGTCCGAAGGCTTCAAAAGAGCTGGTTTTGAGCCAGTTGCTCATGTCGAAATCGACAGTGCTGCTTGCTATACACTAAAAACCAGGGCTGCTTACCACTACCTAAAGTCAAATAATCTTTTCGAGAACTACCTGGATTATCTTAAGGGAAATATAAATCGGAATGAGCTATATTCTTTTATACCTGAAGAGCTTAAAAATTCGGTAATCAATAAAGCCATTGGAGAGGAAAATAATCCTGTTATTTTTGGCGCTATTGATAGACAATTAGCAGGCAAGGAGGTTGACTTAATTATTGGTGGTCCTCCTTGTCAGGCGTACTCCTTGGTTGGCAGAGCCCGTTCAGATGATGGAATGAAAGGTGATTCCAGAAATTTCCTCTATGTGCAGTATGCTAAATACCTTGAAAGATATCAACCCAAAATGTTCGTTTTTGAAAACGTGCTTGGTTTAAAGTCAGCTGGAAAAGGTGTTTACCTGCATAACATGGAGAAGCTTTTCCTTAAAAAGGGATATAAAATAAATGTGTTTTCTGTGAAAGCAGAAAACTTTGGGGTACTTCAAAAAAGACGCAGGCTTATCATAATAGGCTGGAAAGATGATTTTACACCAAACTTACCAGATCTGGGTAATTTTAAAAGCGGGATAGGCGGTATGGTTTCTGATTTATTTTCTGACTTGCCGGATTTACAGGCAGGGGGTGGGGTAGATAAGTTTACAAAATATGCCTCTACCAGTAACGATTATCTGGCCAATGCGCATATCCGAAATGGCATTGATACGCTTACCCAACATATAGCGAGGCCACATAATGCTCAAGATAAAGAAATTTACCGGATAGCTACCGGAAAATGGAACGATAATCAGGAACGCTTAAATTATAATGATCTTCCTGAGCATCTGAAAACACACGATAACAGAACTTCCTTTTTCGATCGTTTTAAAGTTGTTGGGGCTAATTTAAATGCATCTCATACCGTTGTGGCACATATTGCGAAGGATGGACATTATTATATCCATCCAGATCAGTTACAAAACAGATCAATTAGTGTTCGTGAAGCAGCTCGTTTACAATCTTTCCCCGATGATTTCTATTTTGAAGGTGTGAAAGAGGGTGCTAACCGTACAGCTGCTTTTAAGCAGATTGGGAATGCGGTGCCTGCATTAATGGCGCAATCTATAGCTGATCAAATTATTAAAAGAGTAAAGTTGAAATAATAGCATTCAACTTTACCTTAATTGAAATTTATTTCAATTAATTTTGATGTTCATTATATGCTTCGATAAATTCCCTATGATATTCTTTTGATTGTTCGAGCAATTCTCTGTAAGTTTTAACGAACACCTCACCCGATTGCATATAGGTTTGTTCTTTTCTTTTGAAAAGGTTGTCTTCAGCTTTTTCTCCTCCTACTACGTAGCAGACAACTTTAGAAAAGCCACTTTGTGAGGAATATCTATCTTTCAAGAATGCTCCATACTCATAGGCTTGTTCTAGCGCGTTTTGATCTACTTTGAAATTACTTCTTTTGATTTCGATAACATATAAAATTTCACCCAGTGCATTACTGCATAAGAAATCGATCCTTCTGTTATTTAGATCAAGTCGATCATCTGGAAAGGTTTCTTTTAAAAGGGTTGTATAAGTTACCTCATCTCTGAATTCTAAAATCCTTGGGTCTAACAACCAAGAGAATTTTTTAAGGAAATTATGAAGTGTGGGCACCTCTCTAGTATTGGTCCGAATATATTCTTCAAATTGTTTTATTACTTCTATCCTAGAAAAAGCCAAATCTCTAAATTGCTTAGCTTCAATCATTTTCCAATCATCCATTAGTCTTAATAATGTTGGGATATCTTCAGGTTTTGAAACATCAGCAATTCTTGAGGCATACTCTTTGAAGGTTTTATTTTCAAACTTATCGATTACATTACTTATTATTTCTTTCGATTCTTCAATATCTATATTAGGGTTTTCTAAAATTGGATCGATAATTCTGTTACTCAGTTCTCTCTCATAAGTCGGCAGAGTGTCTTGCCAATCTTGAATGTCTAAATCCTTATGGTGCTTAATTTCTGACCGTTTTAGAGAACTTCTTTTTTCCCGCCACTCACTACCAATTTTTTTTACAACTTTTTGGATGTAGCTCTGTAGTTCCTTTGTTTTATCATTTTCCCAGTTTAACGAATGCCGATCTGTGGATATTACATCTTCATCAAATTCGTCTATAAAATCAACTTCTAGATAACCAGTAACATAACTATGGAATTGATCATTGTCCCTTAAACCATAAAAGCTTGCAGTATTAACAATTTTTCCCCTCGACGTTAAATATATACCACTCATCTCAGTGTCTTTGATTGGTGTCTCTGCCGTGATTATTGTCCCTTTAATTCTGCTTGAATATGTGTAGTTGTCATCATATTTGTCATCTGGAAAATTCCATTCAAACTGCTTTTTTAGATCAGTAAATTTAAGCTCGTTCGTAACCTCCTTTTCTTCCAAGTCATTCAAGTACAAAGTAGTAGACATCCGATCAAAAATCAGAAACTTTTTAGATAAAGAAATCGCGAGTTCATCAAGGTTGAATCCTGATTTTCTTCTTACTTTTTTTAACTTGAGAATTAAACCATTGTCTGCAATTTCGGAAGGTGTATTCTTTTTTACTATTTTGGGATTATATGCATTATTTTGACTTGCTTTTATATCCATTAGATTCATTATGAAATGATTTTCAAGATTATCTTTAATGGATATTATCTCGATTTCATCACAAATACCAAATACAGCTAATTTACCAAGCCCCTTCTTTCCAATAACGCTTCTGCCTTTGGCCGTAATTTCATTCGTTGTTCTGCGCCTATTTCTCCCTATTAATAAATATTTTTCATTCAATTCATCAAATGTCATTCCTTCACCAAAATCCTGATAGATTATTTCTTTAACCGTTTCAGTA is drawn from Pedobacter sp. HDW13 and contains these coding sequences:
- a CDS encoding MBL fold metallo-hydrolase — translated: MTLIIRILQTKCGDAIIIKHGQKPVQNIVVDSGYMDTYITALKSQMKKFDKPNENFKLWILTHLDADHINGAVAFFRDKKFAPKRMPEELWFNCFDNFRIQEKSEEKSVDKGIEIRDFLKGSKTVLDNQILTGKNWTNQGLAIEVIAPGKAQYDLLGEKWEKEEAEYQKKKLGRLKAVENNDYENSIENLSSKRDRKESKNDINNLSSIAFILNFNGSKILFLGDATPNAIKQGLQVYLKESKEKKLKCDYVKLPHHGSIYNYSESLYGLIECSQFIICSNGDNSNKLPNKETLAKILCHPSRDKDKKINFIFNYNNSTLRSIFAVDKNARKKYNFKCSFPKGAQKYYDIKF
- the dcm gene encoding DNA (cytosine-5-)-methyltransferase, which gives rise to MVIKDRYSLEEVASILSRSKETLRRWDRAEKLSAHRDPMSNYRYYTLDQLQQFEEFQNMPKNKTLDQRISLPKADNQYSVLELFAGAGGLAIGMEKAGLKCLALNEIDKYAVKTLQANRPEWNVIPGDIRDISFKEYKDRVDVVTGGFPCQAFSYAGKRFGFDDARGTLFYEFARTVQETNPKICIGENVKGLLNHDSGRTLKTMIAILDEIGYRVIDPKVLRAIFYNVPQKRERLILVGVRKDIDIDFNYPVASKKVFTLRDALKAGALFETDVPHSAGTKYPASKKDVLDLVPPGGYWRDLPLDIQKQYMQKSFYLGGGKTGMARRISWDEPSLTLTCSPAQKQTERCHPDHTRPFTVREYARIQTFPDDWEFQGPVSAQYKQIGNAVPVNLAAAIGAQLLNS
- a CDS encoding HNH endonuclease domain-containing protein produces the protein MIPIHEYLPVNLLAASFNNTAAAYKFYWFLAILDEVENGHYHIPKQRIFVGMVAASWYTINYFHISFGKQDQLHDKVKEIATIEGINIDEDRNKIKQRLSNSNLLATQKLLWHFDKQVPHRFLSPWFSSIAENRNSVYQASQFFENNCLYAVDQTHITINPIWIDYLSKNSGILKSFCYWKLSLYLQKHNPNVPDIPNKLIKPAKRNSLVKQRKVWNIVIEELGGVDCIYTNQKLYKDDFAVEHFIPYAFVSHDLLWNLIPANPSFNSTKSDKLPQMDIYFDAFYHLQKTAIEIIKYKIPKEKLLEDYLSIFPDLESVKELPAEYKLKFKTTIEPLITIASNNGFKYMF
- a CDS encoding HNH endonuclease, whose amino-acid sequence is MNLSKIYPYLIDFSAENLKKKSVNFQSEYKLINPFVKQLNSIFNYKWFNSNTNVIYSSYKLCQKLDRYTCTYCNRSYTSTVITEAKKTVIRPTLDHWFPESKFPLLAISFYNLIPSCSSCNSSVKGAGIQLLNKYIHPYVDQTQSEDFEFDYGYTSLRGFRIFVNDTSNGNRQGFKAKNTIEAMYIDEVYNSNISELRDMITIQRNYSLGYIDKMQKMLRSKMSKEEVYRLLFGVIYDQNNFHKRPLSKFKKDILKKLGMLAEM
- a CDS encoding AAA family ATPase; this encodes MFKLLALKLNKDSVFQKKLVIDTLYKFSNDTIFLDKYGNELQEIKDYRSIKKINTVQNYPTTLYDIERDGSDIHVHVGALLGRNGSGKSSILEMLYLLVFCVSENKGLTHLRKRLQTKTVEFPEIIQWKALLESVDNTLDSTEIELYYQVGAEQILIRKTKSQVNQFSLENGTWKRPGFNYEKLFYTICVNYSQYGLNASGNYYWLQPLFHKNDGYRTPIVLNPFREKGNININIELHLAQTRILTNLSHEQFTTKDLTNNKSISSISVIIRPSRLGYVEDIDLIDYYLKSKDETKIDLADLFTEILRFFNIRSVNDLRVKTTKDNLGTWFNLAKPFDRFKIKNVQDNFTPNEMDFQLGLYIVTKLIKIVNTYSEFQKYAEAYVDKDGKFQFYLIRNIQDFVKQILTDQSHITLKLRQAVNSFIHQQFHNKKWTTSQDEEFPEFPVYSMSLKFIEFEKVVQNAFSESLLKNKTLAQFVPVAYFRPSINISDGLKEFPFSQLSSGEQQLIHSIHSVLYHLLNLDSREGAKYDYKYINLVLDEIELYYHPSYQRDFLKFLLENIQRCHLKYIKAINILFSTHSPFILSDIPNTNVLKLDEGKPSTGTTTPTFGANIHEMLADSFFLDESLIGAYAEKIISKCIDTLEHIRIFKEIEDLIRKKTKTLAEKKIIADHKARIKASEIVTIDFRHEIEEEKKSKKLYQVINMIGEPILRFKLMEMYEEVILDGSDDHKKLIKDYINQLMNEHNLKPNEL
- a CDS encoding very short patch repair endonuclease, which encodes MSRIRSKDTKAELVLRRALWEKNIRFRIHSDLVFGKPDIFIMKHRLAVFVDGSFWHGYNWESKRIQIKSNVDFWVAKIERNMERDRKVNITLSEQGFTVMRFWDHQVLKELPKCVNQVLLYIESCRMGKIPDFN
- a CDS encoding very short patch repair endonuclease, translating into MADVHSKEIRSYNMSRIKGKNTKPEMLVRQFLHANGFRCRLQVKDLPGKPEIVLPKYKTVIFIQGVLLAWSRSMQVIPKTNTEWRLNKITGNKTKDIMEIETLKNQVGRLLKYGSVS